A genomic stretch from Harpia harpyja isolate bHarHar1 chromosome 20, bHarHar1 primary haplotype, whole genome shotgun sequence includes:
- the FAXDC2 gene encoding fatty acid hydroxylase domain-containing protein 2 produces MKRDSGYSTMAEQQKQAEKLWDALKVTACVLGTGLLIFTALANTASWYVQNLWDALGHFWQTTWLKLYYLFEGKEWTIFFLGAALVPSLAFWCFNGILMVADVTGKPTFITRYRIQLGKNDPVDTKKLRQAIYTALCNQFFISFPMLVLMFYIMKRWGNTFSKELPTFRWFLVELSIFTLIEEILFYYTHRLAHLPLLYKHIHKKHHEWTAPIGVVSIYAHPVEHILSNTLPVMTGPMIMGSHIVSIAAWFSLALITTSISHCGYHLPFLPSPEFHDFHHLKFNQCYGVLGVLDYLHGTDTVFRQTKAYERHRVLLSFTPLSESIPEAPKRAE; encoded by the exons atgaaaagaGACTCTGGATATTCCACCATGgctgagcagcagaagcag GCAGAGAAGCTCTGGGATGCCCTGAAGGTCACTGCCTGCGTCCTTGGTACCGGCCTGCTCATATTCACTGCCTTAGCGAACACTGCTTCTTG GTACGTGCAGAATCTCTGGGATGCTTTAGGCCATTTCTGGCAAACAACATGGCTAAAGCTCTACTACCTGTTTGAGGGAAAGGAGTGGACAATCTTCTTCCTTG GGGCTGCATTGGTGCCTAGCCTTGCTTTCTGGTGCTTCAATGGAATCCTCATGGTGGCTGATGTAACAGGAAAGCCAACTTTCATTACTCGCTATCGCATTCAGCTGGGCAAGAACGATCCT GTGGACACAAAAAAATTGCGCCAAGCCATCTACACAGCGCTGTGTAATCAGTTCTTTATCTCCTTTCCCATGCTTGTGCTTATGTTCTACATCATGAAACGGTGGGGCAACACCTTCAGCAAGGAATTACCCACCTTCCGCTGGTTTCTTGTGGAGCTAAGCATCTTTACCTTAATAGAGGAAATTCTCTTCTATTATACACACAG GCTTGCTCACCTCCCACTCCTGTATAAGCACATTCACAAGAAGCACCACGAATGGACAGCCCCCATTGGCGTGGTCTCCATTTATGCTCACCCAGTGGAACACATA CTCTCCAACACACTGCCTGTCATGACTGGACCGATGATCATGGGGTCCCATATTGTTTCAATCGCAGCGTGGTTCTCCCTTGCTCTCATAACAACAAGCATTTCGCACTGCGGCTACCACCTGCCCTTCCTACCGTCGCCGGAGTTCCACGACTTCCACCACCTCAA GTTCAACCAGTGCTACGGAGTCCTGGGAGTGCTGGATTATCTGCATGGAACAGACACAGTGTTCAGACAAACCAAAGCCTATGAGAGACACAGGGTCCTCCTCAGCTTCACACCACTCTCAGAGAGCATCCCCGAGGCACCCAAGAGGGCAGAGTGa